In one window of Prevotella sp. E13-17 DNA:
- a CDS encoding phosphorylcholine transferase LicD: protein METSYNPNEQALALHGERVDEETRQVQARLLNILKAIDRVCREHHLTYYLLCGTMLGAVRHGGFIPWDDDADVGMPREDYEILLAHADEWMPEGYEVVSGGRTEGYPYPFARVQEAGSTYRMHRSYDFVGGLPIDLFPLDGMIEDCGARRRHYARYKLWWKILYFTHTDPYKHGRGFRSMITLLLRRLFKPAYVHGKLDQVRRQWRIADSPLLADHDYRPEKGAMPKEWYGEPVPVKFEDCMLMGVSKPEAYLTHLYGNYMEIPSEIPPRNYRFLDLNKPWREYVAEQKK, encoded by the coding sequence ATGGAAACCAGTTACAATCCAAATGAACAGGCTTTGGCGCTGCATGGCGAGCGTGTTGATGAAGAGACACGTCAAGTGCAGGCACGCCTGTTGAATATACTGAAAGCTATAGACCGCGTGTGTCGGGAGCATCATCTCACCTACTATCTGCTGTGTGGCACCATGTTGGGTGCTGTGCGTCATGGTGGCTTCATCCCCTGGGACGACGATGCAGATGTGGGCATGCCTCGCGAGGACTACGAAATCCTCTTGGCACATGCCGACGAGTGGATGCCTGAAGGCTATGAGGTGGTGAGCGGCGGGCGCACAGAGGGTTATCCTTATCCTTTTGCACGTGTTCAGGAGGCAGGTTCTACTTATCGTATGCATCGCAGTTATGATTTTGTTGGCGGACTTCCCATCGACTTGTTTCCCCTTGATGGCATGATAGAAGATTGCGGTGCCCGTCGCCGTCATTATGCGCGTTATAAGCTGTGGTGGAAGATACTTTATTTCACCCATACCGATCCCTATAAGCACGGTCGCGGTTTCCGCAGCATGATAACCTTGTTGCTGCGTCGCTTGTTCAAACCTGCTTACGTTCATGGCAAGCTCGACCAGGTGCGTCGTCAATGGCGCATCGCCGATAGTCCGTTGCTGGCCGATCACGACTATCGTCCGGAGAAGGGAGCCATGCCCAAAGAGTGGTATGGCGAGCCAGTACCCGTTAAGTTCGAAGATTGTATGCTGATGGGGGTGTCAAAGCCCGAAGCGTATCTCACCCATCTGTATGGCAACTATATGGAGATTCCCAGTGAGATACCCCCACGCAACTATCGTTTCCTTGACTTGAATAAGCCATGGAGAGAATATGTTGCAGAACAAAAGAAATAG
- a CDS encoding glycosyltransferase family 10 domain-containing protein, giving the protein MYKVRFMPYREGLATIMHRQTPGHHLRSQDGRYEFCLDDSMDEADFWVVQGKGVRDLQTCRVAPENTILLTTEPRSVLVYPQRYIDQFGLVVSCQEQMHHRNVLYGPAILPWFVGYQPAPPSAGVPYTYSQDYDSLVLPSDPAEKTKLISVITSNKAFTRGHLDRIKFVEKLKAYFGDQLDVFGRGFRSFDDKWDVLRPYKYHVAIENSSERYYWTEKISDCYLTGTFPIYHGCTNLDDYFSREAFEPIDIRKPEQAIQIIAQQLEAQRYEKSVSVLDAMKQRVLGEYNMFEYVARLCDQMNPDAPKQQVTIHPCRSGMDWRNMAHYAFSQNYYKLQTKLHFLRYGNQLQSK; this is encoded by the coding sequence ATGTATAAAGTAAGATTCATGCCCTATCGTGAGGGGCTTGCCACTATCATGCATCGCCAGACGCCTGGCCATCATCTGCGTTCGCAGGATGGCCGCTATGAGTTCTGTCTGGACGACTCCATGGATGAAGCCGATTTCTGGGTGGTTCAAGGCAAAGGTGTACGCGACCTTCAAACCTGTCGTGTGGCACCCGAGAACACGATTCTTCTCACCACCGAGCCCCGTTCTGTCCTTGTTTATCCCCAACGCTATATTGATCAGTTCGGGTTGGTTGTATCCTGTCAGGAGCAGATGCATCACCGCAACGTACTGTATGGTCCGGCCATTCTGCCTTGGTTCGTAGGCTATCAGCCAGCACCGCCATCAGCAGGCGTTCCTTATACTTATTCTCAGGACTACGATTCCCTTGTCCTGCCGTCTGACCCTGCCGAGAAGACCAAGCTCATCTCAGTCATCACCAGTAATAAGGCTTTCACCCGCGGCCATCTGGACCGTATCAAGTTTGTTGAGAAACTCAAGGCCTATTTTGGCGATCAGCTGGATGTCTTCGGTCGTGGCTTCCGCTCTTTCGACGATAAGTGGGATGTGCTGCGTCCCTATAAGTATCATGTTGCAATCGAAAATTCGTCCGAGCGCTACTATTGGACAGAGAAGATCAGTGACTGCTACCTCACAGGCACTTTCCCCATCTACCATGGATGTACCAACCTGGACGATTACTTCAGCAGAGAAGCTTTTGAGCCGATAGACATCCGTAAACCCGAACAGGCCATACAGATCATCGCGCAACAACTCGAAGCCCAACGCTACGAGAAATCAGTATCGGTGCTCGATGCCATGAAGCAACGTGTGCTGGGTGAGTATAACATGTTTGAATACGTGGCACGCCTTTGCGACCAGATGAATCCCGATGCCCCCAAACAGCAAGTCACCATCCATCCTTGTCGTTCGGGCATGGACTGGCGTAATATGGCGCATTATGCCTTTAGTCAGAACTATTATAAGCTACAAACGAAATTACATTTCTTAAGATATGGAAACCAGTTACAATCCAAATGA
- a CDS encoding galactofuranosyltransferase, with product MKYYIEVGTNNKAKQDIDEICRREGFCNLTRHNFGEGGIGRFFTKLVSVTSILWHLHQDDMLFLQYPVKKFYFMACTFAKWKGAKVVTVIHDLGAFRRHKLTARQENSRLSKTDFLIVHNPTMRDYLIEHGFKGGIHCLQIFDYLSDSQTSQQVQSTPTVVYAGNLGRWRNAFLYLLEPVMKGWQMELYGKGFDNQANHNPSLHYHGFMASDDFIANVHADFGLVWDGDSLDECTGDWGAYLRINDPHKTSFYLRAGIPVIVWSQAAMAPFIEEQKVGISVDSLSQISERLSQLSPSDYDLLKRNAAEMSRRLNDGYYIKQGLAAANEYLMQHV from the coding sequence ATGAAGTATTACATTGAAGTAGGCACTAACAATAAAGCAAAGCAGGACATCGACGAAATCTGTCGTCGGGAGGGCTTCTGCAATCTCACCCGTCATAATTTTGGCGAGGGTGGGATAGGGCGCTTCTTTACCAAGCTGGTCAGTGTGACGAGCATTCTGTGGCATCTGCATCAAGATGATATGCTCTTCTTGCAATATCCCGTGAAGAAGTTCTATTTTATGGCTTGCACCTTCGCTAAATGGAAGGGCGCTAAGGTCGTTACCGTCATTCACGACCTGGGGGCTTTCCGTCGTCATAAGTTGACAGCCCGTCAGGAGAACAGTCGTCTGTCAAAGACAGATTTCTTGATTGTTCACAACCCCACCATGCGCGATTATCTCATCGAGCATGGGTTTAAGGGGGGCATCCATTGTCTTCAGATTTTTGATTACCTTTCTGACAGTCAGACCAGTCAACAGGTTCAGTCCACCCCAACGGTAGTCTATGCAGGCAATCTGGGGCGCTGGCGCAATGCGTTCCTCTATCTGTTGGAGCCAGTCATGAAAGGATGGCAGATGGAACTCTATGGAAAAGGGTTCGATAATCAAGCCAATCATAATCCATCTTTGCACTATCATGGCTTTATGGCCAGCGATGATTTTATTGCCAATGTTCATGCCGATTTCGGTCTGGTGTGGGATGGCGACTCACTCGATGAATGCACTGGAGACTGGGGAGCCTATCTACGCATCAACGACCCTCACAAGACCTCATTCTATCTTCGTGCCGGCATCCCCGTCATTGTGTGGAGTCAGGCTGCCATGGCACCGTTTATCGAAGAACAGAAAGTTGGCATCAGTGTTGACTCCTTGTCGCAGATCAGCGAGCGACTCTCGCAGCTCAGTCCCTCAGATTATGATCTGTTGAAGCGAAATGCTGCCGAGATGAGCCGTCGTCTAAACGATGGCTATTATATCAAGCAGGGTTTAGCTGCTGCCAACGAATACCTCATGCAACATGTATAA
- a CDS encoding lipopolysaccharide kinase InaA family protein yields MKIIVSPDYQHQKEWIQQVPHLFAAGGGELLYKGRNQVRLFMVGGEKLVVKRYKRNDVIKSLIYTFFRKSKARRSYDNAVALRLRGFQTPREVACIEQTRMGFVTQVFYICAYTEKQPVRPRLIEQEPFDKPLAIAYARYVASLHEAGVLHCDLNPTNVLVDSDSHFELIDINRMKFYDGPVPKAECMENLTLFYWLTPAYRFILDEYARQRGWTSDDIAEAIRVKERHDKRWILRKKITHFGRYEVLH; encoded by the coding sequence ATGAAAATAATAGTTAGCCCTGATTATCAACACCAGAAAGAGTGGATTCAGCAAGTTCCGCATCTGTTTGCCGCAGGTGGTGGGGAACTACTGTATAAAGGGCGTAATCAGGTTCGGCTATTTATGGTCGGCGGCGAGAAACTGGTGGTTAAGCGCTACAAACGCAATGACGTCATCAAATCTCTTATATACACCTTTTTCCGCAAAAGTAAGGCGCGTCGGTCCTATGATAATGCGGTTGCTTTGCGCCTGCGTGGCTTCCAAACGCCGCGTGAGGTGGCTTGTATAGAGCAGACCCGTATGGGCTTTGTGACACAGGTGTTCTACATCTGTGCCTATACCGAAAAACAGCCAGTTCGTCCGCGTTTGATAGAACAAGAACCTTTCGATAAACCTCTGGCTATCGCCTATGCGCGTTATGTGGCTTCACTCCATGAAGCAGGCGTGTTGCATTGCGATTTGAACCCTACCAATGTACTGGTCGATTCCGATTCCCATTTCGAACTGATCGATATCAACCGCATGAAGTTCTACGATGGACCAGTGCCCAAGGCCGAGTGTATGGAGAACCTCACACTCTTTTATTGGCTGACGCCAGCCTATCGTTTCATCCTTGATGAGTATGCTCGTCAACGTGGTTGGACATCCGATGATATTGCTGAGGCTATTCGAGTGAAAGAGCGACACGACAAGCGGTGGATACTTAGAAAAAAGATAACTCATTTTGGTAGATATGAAGTATTACATTGA
- a CDS encoding DegT/DnrJ/EryC1/StrS aminotransferase family protein codes for MIKFLDLQAVTHQHGAEIRDAVSRVVESGYYLQGSENARFESDYANYIGTQYCVGCGNGLDALIWIYRAYIEMGVMQPGDEVIVPANTYIASILALTENGLVPVLVEPRLDTLEIDDSVIEARITPRTRSVLLVHLYGRCAYTERIGQLCRQYHLKLVEDNAQAHGCRCADGRRTGSLGDAAGHSFYPGKNLGALGDGGAVTSNDRQLVDIVRALANYGSQRKYVFKYTGRNSRLDEIQAAVLAVKLRYLDEDNAKRQMIGDIYNTEISNPLISLPVIMPKEQNVYHVFPVLCQNRDMLQDYLSQHDIQTLIHYPIPPHQQECYRGWEPLSLPVTEEIHRQELSLPISPVMTLDEARRVVEVVNRFRVK; via the coding sequence ATGATTAAGTTTCTTGATTTACAGGCAGTCACCCATCAGCATGGTGCAGAGATTCGCGATGCAGTAAGCCGCGTCGTGGAGTCTGGCTATTATCTGCAGGGTTCGGAAAATGCTCGTTTCGAATCAGACTATGCCAATTATATTGGAACGCAGTATTGCGTGGGTTGCGGAAATGGTCTTGATGCTTTAATCTGGATTTATCGTGCTTATATTGAGATGGGTGTCATGCAGCCAGGCGATGAAGTCATCGTACCTGCCAATACCTATATTGCTTCTATCCTCGCACTGACTGAAAATGGTCTGGTTCCTGTTCTTGTCGAGCCGCGGCTCGATACACTTGAAATAGACGACAGTGTCATCGAGGCGAGAATTACACCTCGTACCCGTTCTGTTTTGTTGGTACACCTTTACGGACGCTGTGCTTATACCGAGAGAATAGGCCAATTATGCCGACAGTATCATTTAAAACTGGTCGAAGACAATGCACAGGCTCATGGCTGTCGTTGTGCCGACGGACGCCGTACAGGTAGCCTTGGCGATGCTGCGGGCCATAGTTTTTATCCAGGTAAGAATCTGGGTGCATTGGGCGATGGCGGTGCCGTGACCAGCAACGACCGCCAACTTGTTGACATAGTCAGAGCGCTTGCCAACTATGGAAGTCAGCGTAAATACGTCTTTAAATATACCGGTCGTAATAGTCGGTTGGATGAGATTCAGGCCGCTGTTCTCGCTGTAAAGTTGCGCTATCTCGATGAAGATAACGCCAAGCGGCAGATGATAGGTGATATCTACAATACGGAGATATCCAATCCACTTATCTCATTGCCTGTCATAATGCCCAAAGAGCAAAATGTCTATCATGTCTTTCCGGTGTTATGCCAAAACAGAGATATGCTTCAGGACTATTTGTCACAACATGATATACAGACGCTCATCCATTATCCTATTCCACCACACCAGCAGGAATGTTATCGTGGGTGGGAGCCGCTTTCTTTGCCTGTCACCGAAGAAATCCATCGTCAGGAGTTGAGTTTACCAATCAGTCCTGTGATGACTCTTGACGAGGCACGTCGAGTCGTCGAGGTCGTTAATCGTTTTAGAGTTAAGTAA
- a CDS encoding lysophospholipid acyltransferase family protein, giving the protein MKRLLYHILYAVSYAISLLPLWMLYGVSDCFFVLVYYLVGYRRKLVRRQLTSSFPEKTEAEIKEIERQFYHWLCDYFVETIKLLSISNEALLKHIEFRGVEELEKAFDRGQNCAAILGHYCNWEWLSATGLAFQRYPKAVMGLIYHPLYNEAFNQLFIDVRSSHGGLCVPKQDILRHLITLKREQRRSLFGYISDQSPKWENMHLWVDFLHHDTPVFTGAERIMQKMNDAVFFVDMQRPYRGKYICTFRLISNEAAKEEEFAITRRFYQMLEENIRRQPPFYLWTHNRWKRGREEFNRKYDVIDGRIIRKDEYK; this is encoded by the coding sequence ATGAAACGATTGTTATATCATATCCTTTATGCAGTGAGTTATGCCATATCGCTATTGCCGTTATGGATGCTCTATGGCGTGTCAGACTGTTTCTTTGTGCTGGTTTACTATCTGGTAGGATATCGCAGGAAACTTGTGCGACGACAGTTGACGTCTTCGTTCCCAGAAAAAACTGAAGCCGAGATTAAGGAGATAGAGCGACAGTTTTATCATTGGCTTTGTGACTATTTCGTGGAGACCATCAAGCTGCTGAGCATCAGCAACGAAGCCCTTCTGAAACATATCGAGTTCCGGGGAGTGGAAGAACTGGAAAAAGCTTTTGATCGTGGTCAGAATTGCGCTGCCATCCTTGGACACTATTGTAACTGGGAGTGGCTCTCGGCTACAGGACTTGCATTCCAACGTTATCCAAAAGCTGTGATGGGACTTATTTACCATCCACTATATAACGAGGCTTTTAATCAGTTATTCATAGATGTGCGCTCTTCTCATGGCGGTCTCTGTGTACCCAAGCAGGATATTCTGCGTCATCTCATCACCTTAAAGCGCGAGCAACGCCGTTCGCTCTTTGGATATATAAGCGACCAAAGCCCGAAATGGGAAAACATGCATCTGTGGGTCGATTTCTTACATCACGATACTCCAGTATTTACTGGCGCAGAACGAATCATGCAGAAGATGAATGATGCCGTGTTCTTTGTAGATATGCAACGTCCTTACCGTGGGAAATATATATGTACTTTCCGTTTGATATCAAACGAGGCAGCCAAAGAAGAGGAGTTTGCTATCACCCGTCGCTTCTACCAGATGTTAGAGGAAAATATCCGTCGTCAGCCGCCTTTCTATCTGTGGACACACAACCGCTGGAAGCGTGGACGTGAGGAATTCAATAGGAAATATGATGTGATTGACGGTAGAATTATCCGCAAAGATGAATATAAATAG
- a CDS encoding LTA synthase family protein — MKNRLRYLCGYYLATLIVFFVAKIVFMLCNGAGHDIHLVDFFAVVWHGLTLDASTALYFLIVPYLLSVISIWTSLPKWFSRIYNAIVALAFSMAFVADTSLYPFWNFKLDAVCLTYLSTPTEAMASVSVGYIVWRFLVLITTAIIVFTLYDKIERQPAKAIRKGRLKKTILLLLLIPVIVIGIRGGVRESTTNIGQVYYSENQFLNHSAVNPVFSFLYSLSHQLDDLSQYTFFEEEQCKQLVQDVYTTESVLTDTLLNTTHPNVVVILMESASELFADAMPHLQQLKDEGIYFENCYGNSWRTDRGTVCALSGYPSFPSFSVMKIPEKSRTLPSIARTLKANGYATSYLYGGDINFTNMRSYLISTGWDKIMSMDDYSREEQNTSQWGVQDEITFETLYEQITTSNGNAQKHLWGYSTLSSHEPWDVPTKVLDDEIKNAFHYLDACLYRFVEKLKKTPQWDNLLIVLVADHGINYQQVTPSTPLQKNHIPLLWLGGAVKEPRRVDKLCNQSDLPATLLGQLQLAHADYPFSRDVLSATYSHPTAVHNFNNAQWLYDETGEILYDFDAGRAIISNGSDVEHLLNVNKAILQTTSQDLLSR; from the coding sequence GTGAAAAATAGACTGAGATATTTGTGTGGATACTATCTTGCAACACTTATCGTGTTCTTTGTTGCTAAGATAGTCTTTATGCTTTGCAATGGTGCTGGGCATGATATTCATCTTGTCGATTTCTTTGCAGTAGTCTGGCATGGGTTGACACTTGATGCCTCGACAGCTCTCTATTTTCTCATCGTGCCTTATCTTCTGTCTGTTATATCCATTTGGACCTCTCTGCCCAAATGGTTTTCCCGTATCTATAATGCTATTGTGGCATTAGCATTTTCGATGGCATTCGTAGCAGACACGAGCCTATATCCTTTTTGGAACTTTAAACTTGATGCTGTTTGTCTAACCTATCTTTCAACTCCGACAGAAGCGATGGCGAGCGTGTCTGTCGGTTATATCGTTTGGCGATTCCTTGTATTGATAACCACAGCAATCATCGTCTTTACTCTTTATGATAAGATAGAAAGACAGCCTGCAAAGGCAATCCGTAAAGGCAGACTTAAGAAGACCATATTACTTCTTCTGCTGATTCCTGTCATTGTGATTGGCATCCGCGGGGGAGTCAGGGAGTCAACAACCAATATTGGTCAGGTCTATTATTCCGAAAACCAGTTCTTGAACCATTCGGCTGTTAATCCTGTGTTTAGTTTCCTCTACTCTTTGAGTCACCAGCTTGATGACTTGTCGCAATACACCTTTTTCGAGGAAGAACAATGTAAGCAGTTGGTTCAAGACGTCTATACCACGGAGAGCGTGCTGACAGATACACTTCTCAATACCACGCATCCAAATGTTGTAGTGATCCTGATGGAGAGTGCCAGTGAGCTATTTGCGGACGCAATGCCTCATCTGCAACAACTGAAGGATGAGGGCATCTATTTTGAGAACTGCTATGGCAACAGTTGGCGCACAGATCGAGGCACGGTTTGCGCATTGAGTGGCTATCCTTCTTTCCCCTCGTTCTCGGTAATGAAGATTCCTGAGAAAAGTCGCACACTTCCAAGTATTGCTCGTACATTGAAGGCAAATGGTTATGCTACAAGCTATCTTTATGGAGGTGACATCAACTTTACCAATATGCGTTCTTATCTTATCTCTACTGGATGGGACAAGATAATGAGTATGGATGACTATTCGCGCGAAGAACAGAATACGTCTCAGTGGGGAGTACAAGACGAGATTACATTTGAGACCCTGTATGAACAGATCACGACATCGAATGGAAATGCTCAAAAGCATCTTTGGGGGTATAGTACGTTAAGTAGTCATGAACCTTGGGATGTTCCCACAAAAGTGTTAGACGATGAGATTAAAAATGCGTTTCATTATCTGGATGCTTGTTTATATCGTTTCGTGGAAAAACTGAAAAAGACACCTCAGTGGGATAATCTGCTTATTGTTCTTGTGGCAGACCATGGCATCAACTATCAGCAGGTGACTCCATCAACACCTCTCCAGAAAAATCATATTCCGTTGCTATGGTTGGGCGGCGCAGTGAAAGAACCACGTCGGGTGGATAAACTGTGTAATCAAAGCGATCTTCCAGCCACCTTGTTAGGTCAACTGCAGTTGGCGCATGCTGACTATCCTTTTAGTCGTGATGTTCTGTCTGCAACCTATTCGCATCCTACTGCGGTTCATAACTTTAACAATGCACAGTGGCTCTATGATGAAACAGGCGAGATTCTATACGATTTCGACGCAGGACGTGCTATTATTAGTAATGGTAGTGATGTGGAGCATCTGCTCAATGTGAACAAGGCCATTTTGCAAACAACATCTCAAGATCTGTTAAGCCGATGA
- a CDS encoding ABC transporter ATP-binding protein, whose protein sequence is MKEFLQVLRRFVPPYKRYLAASVFFNIMSAVLNIFSFAALIPILQILFQTGEADAASGYMAWDWSDVQTVLMNNLNYFVNCLIRDYGQTTTLLFIGLFLAVTTLLKTGAYFLTSACIVPIRTGVVRDIRNQLYQKITSLPLGFFSEERKGDIIARMSGDVQEVESSIMSSLDMLFKNPVLIIAYFCTMLFVSWQLTLFTLVIVPVMGWVMGVVGRKLKRKSIEAQALWSDTMSQVEETLGGLRIIKAFCAEDKMNQRFDRINSQYRDNLMRVNIRQSSAHPMSEFLGTVMIVIVLWFGGILVLNNQTITGPTFIYYMVILYSIINPLKEFSKAGYNIPKGLASMERIDKILMAENTIVERKEPKHLASFEHEIEFRNVSFKYADQWVLKNINLVIPKGKTIALVGQSGGGKSTLVDLIPRYYDVQEGEVLIDGINVKDLGIHDLRQLIGNVNQEAILFNDTFRNNISFGVDNASDEQIAEAAKIANAYDFIIQSEQGFNTNIGDRGGRLSGGQRQRVSIARAILKNPPILILDEATSALDTESERLVQDALERLMKTRTTVAIAHRLSTIKNADEICVLHEGSIVERGTHDELLKMDGYYKKLNDMQSL, encoded by the coding sequence ATGAAAGAATTCCTGCAGGTATTACGTAGGTTTGTTCCTCCATATAAAAGATATCTTGCTGCATCGGTGTTTTTCAATATCATGTCGGCAGTTCTCAATATATTCTCGTTTGCGGCACTGATTCCCATATTGCAAATATTGTTTCAGACAGGTGAGGCCGATGCTGCGAGTGGCTATATGGCGTGGGATTGGAGCGATGTACAGACCGTACTGATGAACAACCTGAATTATTTTGTGAATTGCCTGATTCGCGATTACGGTCAGACCACCACACTGTTGTTTATCGGTCTTTTCCTGGCCGTCACCACGTTGTTGAAAACGGGCGCCTATTTCCTCACGTCGGCATGTATCGTACCTATCCGTACCGGTGTGGTGCGCGACATCCGCAATCAGCTCTATCAAAAGATTACCTCTCTGCCTCTGGGCTTCTTCTCCGAAGAGCGCAAAGGTGATATCATTGCTCGCATGAGTGGTGATGTGCAGGAAGTAGAGAGCTCTATCATGTCTTCACTCGACATGCTGTTTAAGAACCCCGTGCTGATTATCGCCTATTTCTGCACCATGCTGTTCGTGTCATGGCAGTTGACCCTGTTCACCCTGGTGATTGTTCCTGTGATGGGCTGGGTGATGGGTGTCGTTGGCAGAAAGCTGAAGCGCAAAAGTATCGAGGCCCAGGCCCTGTGGAGCGATACGATGAGTCAGGTGGAAGAGACCTTAGGTGGTCTGCGCATCATCAAGGCCTTCTGTGCCGAAGATAAGATGAACCAGCGTTTCGACCGCATCAATTCGCAGTACCGCGACAATCTGATGCGTGTCAACATCCGTCAGTCGTCTGCCCATCCTATGAGTGAGTTCCTGGGCACCGTGATGATTGTTATCGTGCTTTGGTTTGGTGGCATCCTGGTGCTCAACAACCAGACCATCACCGGTCCTACGTTCATCTACTACATGGTCATCCTCTATTCAATCATCAACCCGTTGAAGGAGTTCTCTAAGGCAGGCTATAATATCCCCAAAGGTCTGGCTTCCATGGAGCGTATCGATAAGATCTTGATGGCAGAGAATACAATTGTAGAACGGAAGGAACCTAAACATCTGGCATCATTTGAACATGAGATTGAGTTTCGTAACGTGTCGTTTAAGTATGCAGATCAGTGGGTCCTGAAAAACATTAATCTGGTTATCCCTAAAGGCAAAACCATTGCGCTCGTAGGACAGAGCGGTGGTGGCAAGTCCACACTCGTGGACCTGATACCTCGATATTATGATGTGCAGGAGGGCGAGGTGCTTATTGATGGTATCAACGTCAAAGACCTTGGCATCCATGACTTGCGACAGCTGATAGGTAATGTCAATCAGGAGGCCATCCTCTTTAATGATACTTTCCGCAATAACATCTCCTTTGGTGTTGACAATGCTAGCGATGAACAAATTGCAGAGGCAGCAAAGATCGCTAATGCCTATGACTTTATCATCCAGAGTGAGCAGGGCTTCAATACCAATATAGGCGATCGTGGCGGACGACTGTCGGGTGGCCAGCGTCAGCGTGTCAGCATAGCTCGCGCCATTTTGAAGAATCCTCCCATCCTGATCCTCGATGAGGCTACGTCTGCTCTTGATACAGAGAGCGAACGCTTGGTGCAGGACGCATTGGAACGTCTGATGAAAACACGAACGACAGTGGCTATTGCTCACCGCTTGTCAACCATCAAGAATGCCGATGAGATATGTGTTCTCCATGAGGGTAGTATCGTAGAGCGAGGCACCCACGATGAACTGCTGAAAATGGATGGCTACTATAAGAAACTGAATGATATGCAATCGCTGTGA